In Vicia villosa cultivar HV-30 ecotype Madison, WI unplaced genomic scaffold, Vvil1.0 ctg.001702F_1_1, whole genome shotgun sequence, one genomic interval encodes:
- the LOC131636361 gene encoding uncharacterized protein LOC131636361, with protein MDIFKQLQVNIPFSEALEQMQKYANFMKDILTKKKRYSEEETILLDARCSAIIQKTLPKKEADPGRVTLPVTIGGHYIGNGLVDLGSSINLIPLSIIKRLGNIEMKPTRMTLQLADKSLTSPYGVAQDMLVKVDNFLFPVDFVVVDMEEDRDVPLILGRPFMKISRMMIDIDDGLMKVRVQDEEFTFNLFEAMKHPKDKHDTFRVDAIDEEIEEVANQVHISSPLERSLIGAYNVLSEIEEKEMEAFLNELESCGEIDHNVEKIEELNAEKKLEE; from the coding sequence ATGGATATTTTCAAACAACTCCAAGTGAATATCCCATTTTCCGAAGCGTTAGAACAAATGCAAAAATATGCAAATTTCATGAAGGACATTCTCACCAAGAAAAAGAGGTATTCGGAAGAGGAGACTATTCTACTTGATGCTCGTTGTAGTGCCATAATCCAAAAGACACTACCAAAGAAAGAAGCCGATCCAGGACGTGTTACCTTGCCGGTTACAATCGGAGGTCATTACATAGGTAACGGTTTGGTCGATTTGGGCTCAAGTATTAATTTAATTCCGTTGTCTATCATCAAGAGATTGGGAAACATAGAGATGAAGCCGACCCGAATGACTTTGCAACTAGCCGATAAGTCTCTCACCTCTCCTTACGGAGTTGCACAAGACATGCTAGTCAAAGTGGACAATTTTTTGttcccggtagactttgtggTAGTTGATATGGAAGAAGACCGTGACGTACCATTGATACTTGGAAGACCTTTCATGAAAATATCCCGGATGATGATCGACATAGACGATGGTCTTATGAAGGTGAGAGTGCAAGATGAAGAATTCACTTTCAATCTCTTTGAAGCAATGAAGCATCCCAAGGATAAACATGACACATTTCGAGTAGATGCCATCGACGAGGAGATTGAGGAGGTTGCTAATCAAGTCCATATCTCTAGTCCCTTGGAAAGATCTCTTATAGGAGCTTACAATGTCTTATCTGagattgaagaaaaagaaatggaagCATTCTTGAATGAGTTAGAATCCTGTGGGGAGATAGATCATAATGTAGAAAAGATAGAAGAGTTGAATGCGGAAAAGAAATTGGAAGAATAA